One Magnetococcales bacterium genomic window, TGACCGCACCGGTTTGAACGAAGAGAAGGAGGACGCAGGATGGATTTCTTGAATTCGTTTCGTGTGACGGCCTCCGGTCTGGCAGCCCAACGCCTGCGGCTGAACCTGATCGCCGAGAATGTTGCCAACGCCCAGACGACACGAACTCCCGAGGGGGGGCCATATAAACGGCGTGATCCGCATTTCATGGCGCGCCCTTTCGACGTGATGATGGACAAGGAGACGGCAGCCGGCTCCACAGGAGTCGCTGTGGATCGGGTTGTGGTGGATAATAACCCTCCCCGCATGCAGTACGATCCGACTCACCCGGATGCCAATGCGGATGGCTATGTGGCCATGCCCAATATCGATGTCATGACCGAGATGGTCAACATGATGTCGGCCAGTCGGAGTTATGAAGCCAATGTCTCCGTCTTGAATGCCACCAAGGCCATGGCAGTCAAGGCCTTGGAAATTGGACAATGACAATACACGAACAAGGATGAGCCATGAACATACAAGCCATTGATTCAAACAGCGCGATCATGTCGGGGGTCTCCTCCTTGTCATCGGCGTTCGAGACGCACGAGCCCAAGGGGAAAGGCAGTTTTTCGGAGATGTTGATCGATCAGATCAAGGAGACGGATCTGGCACAGAAAAGCGCCGATGATATGACACAACGGGCCTTGCTGGGTAATGCCGGGGTCGA contains:
- the flgC gene encoding flagellar basal body rod protein FlgC: MDFLNSFRVTASGLAAQRLRLNLIAENVANAQTTRTPEGGPYKRRDPHFMARPFDVMMDKETAAGSTGVAVDRVVVDNNPPRMQYDPTHPDANADGYVAMPNIDVMTEMVNMMSASRSYEANVSVLNATKAMAVKALEIGQ
- the fliE gene encoding flagellar hook-basal body complex protein FliE; translated protein: MNIQAIDSNSAIMSGVSSLSSAFETHEPKGKGSFSEMLIDQIKETDLAQKSADDMTQRALLGNAGVDLHDAQIASAKAELDMRLLIQVRNKALEVYRDVMSMSV